The genomic stretch GTTTCGATTTAATAATCTTAATGGTATTCAGCAATTTGCTGATGCCCTCTAATGCAAAATATTCGCATTGAACAGGGATAATTACTGAATCGGCTGCTGTCAGCGCATTGATCGTTATCAAGCCTAATGACGGGGAGCAGTCTATCAGGATATAGTCATATTCGTCCCGCATGGGGGCTAATACTTTTTTCATGATCTTCTCGCGGTCTTCCAGGTTCAACATTTCTATTTCTGCGCCAACCAGGTCGATGTGTGAAGATACAATGTCGAGTCCGTCAATGTCGGTGGTATAAATTGCTTCCCGTATATCGGCTTCGTTGATAATACATTCATAGATAGAGCATTCTACCTCTTTGATGTTCACACCCAATCCTGATGATGCGTTGGCCTGAGGGTCTGCATCAATAACCAGCACTTTTTTCTCCAGCGTTGCCAGAGAAGCTGCGAGGTTAATCGTTGTGGTAGTTTTACCTACGCCACCTTTTTGATTGGCTAAAGCAATAATTTTTCCCATATTAATCAGTTTTTCTCGCTGCGAAGTAACAAATAATAGGTGATTGTACCTATAAAAAACGGCAGACATTAGCAAAACTGTTGATAACTCATTGGTTTTGTTAATAACTCAACGGCGGCAAAGATAGAAATTTTCATTCAATTCTATTCTATTTTTAGCACTGGGTTGTAGAACATTAAGATAATTTTCTTTTCTGGCGAGGGGTAGTTCCGGCAAAGAGTTGTATCTTTACGCTCCGAGAAAAAGAGTGGAAAAATATGAAGAGAGAAAAACCGTTGATATTGCTGTCAAATGATGACGGCGTGGAAGCTAAGGGATTGAATGAGTTGATACGTGGGTTGCGTGGAGTGGGTGAAATGATCGTAATGGCGCCGGATGGTCCTCGTTCGGGAGCTTCGGGGGCGATCACTTCCGAACATCCTGTGCGGTATTACAAGGTACGTGAAGAGGAGGACTTGACTGTGTATAAATGTACGGGTACACCGGTAGATTGTGTGAAACTGGCATTGCATACAGTTGTTCCCCGTCGTCCCGATGTGGTGATAGGTGGAATAAACCACGGTGATAATTCTTCAGTGAATGTGCATTATTCCGGTACGATGGGGGTAGTGATTGAAGGGTGCCTGAAGGGGATTTCTTCTATCGGATATTCATTATGTAATCATTTTGCGGATGCTGATTTCTCTTCATCGCTGCCTTATATACGCCGTATTACTGAGCAGGTCCTGGAGCATGGCTTGCCTTTGGGTATTTGCTTGAATGTGAACTTTCCGGATACGGCTTCTTTGAAAGGGGTACGCATCTGCCGTCAGACGAATGGGGCTTGGATTAATGAATGGAAGCGTAGTCTGCATCCTCGGGGTGGAGAGTATTTCTGGCTGACCGGAGAGTTTGATAACTATGAACCGGAAGCGGAAGATTCGGACCACTGGGCATTAGGGCATGGGTATGTGGCGG from Phocaeicola dorei encodes the following:
- a CDS encoding ParA family protein, with the translated sequence MGKIIALANQKGGVGKTTTTINLAASLATLEKKVLVIDADPQANASSGLGVNIKEVECSIYECIINEADIREAIYTTDIDGLDIVSSHIDLVGAEIEMLNLEDREKIMKKVLAPMRDEYDYILIDCSPSLGLITINALTAADSVIIPVQCEYFALEGISKLLNTIKIIKSKLNPSLEIEGFLLTMFDSRLRLANQIYDEVKRHFQELVFKTIVQRNVKLSEAPSHGIPAILYDADSTGAKNHLALAQEIITRNRK
- the surE gene encoding 5'/3'-nucleotidase SurE → MKREKPLILLSNDDGVEAKGLNELIRGLRGVGEMIVMAPDGPRSGASGAITSEHPVRYYKVREEEDLTVYKCTGTPVDCVKLALHTVVPRRPDVVIGGINHGDNSSVNVHYSGTMGVVIEGCLKGISSIGYSLCNHFADADFSSSLPYIRRITEQVLEHGLPLGICLNVNFPDTASLKGVRICRQTNGAWINEWKRSLHPRGGEYFWLTGEFDNYEPEAEDSDHWALGHGYVAVTPTQIDVTAYGMMNELKNWNLEV